TTTGATGATATTGAACttactcttatattgtagtttttagtcttgtAGTGAGAGGTAGAATCCGAAATAGGTCCTTtgacatttgaagttagggtttcacttgtcttggataatttggcaagaaaggtgtgcttgaggaagagtgtttcctttaggtcacctaagagagtggtttgatcttacattggtgatgtgtatttgaaggtttgatacaccttctagtgctattcattggtggaagtgagggtctctctatctatctttaatttcatgcaatttttcttcttcatctcccttctaagtgttgtttttccttttgtgtgcttgctgatttttgcatatcTAGTGTCAATTTTGTGTGTTCATAGCCTTTTGGCTATCATTTGGTGTCACAACCTTGCTTAgggttgttcccacaactctaatccttggttttagtgttcttatatagaaaatctcataaaaaaagagtcaaaaatcagaaaatacaaaaaaaaatggtgtctCGTATTGTCTTGTGTTAGATCCGAATTTAGAGTCTTAGATCTAcaaatttttactttgttttgaaggtttcttgtgttagattcttgttctctaacacctagggagtctagatctacttttacattgaagtttggttgagtttgagcttagATTCACCATGGCTATGGAGTTTTGAAGCTTTTTGTGCTATACACGtttttgtcttggtgatttaggcttgatttgtggctgattttttggTTGGTTTAAGTTGTTTTGACATAAGGAACCTAGGGctacaaaaaaaatcagatttggagctcatttgctaggtggtcaaacttggtcaacgctTGAATATTCATCTCGTTCATCCATGATTTTCATAACTTAATGAAGAAGTATTCAAGGTTCTTGTTTGATctaaaaaagggaagaaagtgtgtgaaaaaattattagtccaaaagcatattcaaagaatattccattcttccaaaaaGAGGAGGGGACAAGAGGACAAACAAAGTACAAGTGCAtttattgggggggggggggggggaccaattcatttctcattcattttgaagcttgaaaGGGCTCCAAACTTAACATTTTTCCTCCCAAAACTGAATTCTCTTCTTTCCTAAGGGTGTTTGGCcgaaaataatttttggaaaaaatgaaaTTTCGAAAGgtgacaaccaaccacgtagtgccacatcatcacttgtgcTCAACCAAAGTGTTAccctaaaattagatttttctagtttctagttttttttttattctagtttcttataagtcaatgctatccctaattagtaagctagtaattacctactagtttggtaattagattagagtccgttGTTTCGcgtctttgatttttgtgtgcttttctcgttttcaAGCCGTAGTATTTTGGTTGGTTCAAGTTCATGCATCCGTGTCAAATGAAGATCCATTCCgattcaaagcttctcacctctcaagtaacttgccaagtattgccggtTCTCCAACatttgtgaagccaagtgtgaggtgagattgagtgtgagtgaagtgaggcttttgaactaactcgtTTGCTTATTTTGTAGGTTATTTTGCTTGCTGTTTTTTTTTGCACTTCGTAGGTACATTTGCCATGAAAaccgaaggtactacttcccaacctttagGAAATGATGTTATGGGAGCTTTGATGGCCCAAATGGAGGCCTTGAGTCGAGAAATAAAGAGCGAAAATGATGCTATAAGGAGTGAATTGGATGCAATGAggggtgacatgattagaattagagcgagggttgatagattatatccaccaaagcctccacaaaattcaaaccaccaagtccCAAATCCACTTTACTAAATACCTCACACTCCGCAAAATTCCATGCCATAAATCCAAATACATCACCAATGTAATCCAATGTCTCCTTCCCAAGATTCACTAAACCGAAATCACCCCATACAATTAAAAGAAGAGATAGTGATAGAATTCGAGGGTGATGAGGTCGgttttcaagatggagagaaacttgATGTTGAGATACAAGAAGAATgtaaagaagagaaggaaaaggaaagGGAAGTCGCGGATAGTGAggttggaaaggaaaaaaattacttGATTGTGGgtcttgtccacaaagaacctTTGTCACTTCCTAACCCAAaagctagcattttgcctagctttgattcttcttatgtgcaggtactAGATGATATAATAATCAAGAAGGATCCAAAGGGAGTTCCACATGAAAGCATGAGTAATGAACTAGAGGCTCACTTGACCAAGAGTGCCAAAAAAGTGGACTGCCCAAGCCTTACCCGA
This genomic stretch from Capsicum annuum cultivar UCD-10X-F1 unplaced genomic scaffold, UCD10Xv1.1 ctg56698, whole genome shotgun sequence harbors:
- the LOC107861439 gene encoding uncharacterized protein LOC107861439, producing the protein MSPSQDSLNRNHPIQLKEEIVIEFEGDEVGFQDGEKLDVEIQEECKEEKEKEREVADSEVGKEKNYLIVGLVHKEPLSLPNPKASILPSFDSSYVQVLDDIIIKKDPKGVPHESMSNELEAHLTKSAKKVDCPSLTRGVNLRTNSFQDGEDDTSIAQRVRGNVKGSSCGLKTLLEPFKPCSCK